The window AGCACATACAGGATGCTATGAATACACACATACGCAGCTTTGTAGAGCCGCAGAGGGAGCTTGGCCAACCACTGCCAACGTTGGGTCCTTTCATCATAAAGCAAAGCTTCTCGGGAGGTCTGCTCATTGTTTTTGCGTCCTCCAACCACCACCAGAGTTTCACGGCAGGTGTAACGTCTAGGTGTGGTCCAAAGAGGCTTGAGTTCACGGCTACACTTAGCACTGACAGAGAGCATGAGGCGACGCACTGACTCAATTATTTCAGTACAGAGGGTTGAAGACTGCACCAGTGGGTCGTTGGCAATAAACTGAAAAAGGTATGTTGGATGGATGTAGCGCAGACGGACTTTCTTGAAGAGATCATGGATGGCACCTTGTCGTGAGAATGGGTCATGGTGGATCCATGCCAAGAGGGTCTCAAACACTTGCTCTTCCTCAGCACAAAGTCGGTCATCCTCTAAGTAACACATGAGCTCAGGAAGAGACAACTCACAGAAGTCCTCTGTTGCAGCTACATCAGAGAAACACCTCACAGCCATCTCTCTCGCCCTGTCTCTTAAACTCTCACAGTGAAGGATCTCAGACAGTCGTATCATGCTCAGACAGTTTTCTGGACTCAGCTGCTCCTGGAGGAACATTGAGCAGGCCTCAAATAGACCTCCATAGTGGAGCATTGATGCTGCTTGCATGAGAGGGAGCACAATCTCCATGGTGATAGTAATGCATCCTGTGTAAACATAGTCCACAATGCCACTGAGGATGTTTGAGGAGATTCCCTTGAGGTTCACTTTTGTCTGGCTGCTCTCCAGAAAGTTGCTGCAGAACATGGCGCGGAAATACGGACTGCTGGACACCAGGACGTTTCTGTGGCAAGGGATCTCCTGGTACTCAGTGCAAAGCAGGACATCTGTCAGAATTCGATCCTGCCGGAGGATGTTGAGCTGGGCAAGAAGCTGGGAGGGGAGTTCAGAGTCTTTGAAAGAGAAAGCTTCTCGTGGTCTACGGGCCATtctggaggaagagaaaaaacaaaaggtgGTTGATCGACAAAAACAAGCATACTGCTGGCATTATTCTCTGCCCTATGGTGTCACTATCACTGGTATTACTGAGAAGATACCTTTAAtgaaagatttattttgttgaaaTTGAATTACATCTGCC is drawn from Scomber japonicus isolate fScoJap1 chromosome 15, fScoJap1.pri, whole genome shotgun sequence and contains these coding sequences:
- the klhl38a gene encoding kelch-like protein 38, whose protein sequence is MARRPREAFSFKDSELPSQLLAQLNILRQDRILTDVLLCTEYQEIPCHRNVLVSSSPYFRAMFCSNFLESSQTKVNLKGISSNILSGIVDYVYTGCITITMEIVLPLMQAASMLHYGGLFEACSMFLQEQLSPENCLSMIRLSEILHCESLRDRAREMAVRCFSDVAATEDFCELSLPELMCYLEDDRLCAEEEQVFETLLAWIHHDPFSRQGAIHDLFKKVRLRYIHPTYLFQFIANDPLVQSSTLCTEIIESVRRLMLSVSAKCSRELKPLWTTPRRYTCRETLVVVGGRKNNEQTSREALLYDERTQRWQWLAKLPLRLYKAAYVCIHSILYVLGGLSLCMTSGDSSVSATVYTLSLKTNQWRTAEPMLEPRYAHQSVSFLHFIFVLGGIGIDKQISRSVERYNSMFNQWEAMSPMPTAVLHPAVAASDQRIYVFGGEDAMQNPVRLIQVYHISRNLWSRLETRTVKNVCAPAAVIEDKIYIVGGYTRRMIAYDTKANKFFKCENLKERRMHHSATVINNKLYVTGGRILNGHDVIEDSDCFECYDPKTDVWTSKGSLPYKLFDHGSLPLVCVSNRPNPP